One Panulirus ornatus isolate Po-2019 chromosome 62, ASM3632096v1, whole genome shotgun sequence DNA window includes the following coding sequences:
- the LOC139745760 gene encoding H/ACA ribonucleoprotein complex subunit 2-like, translating into MIYLRKTNSMAVCALTVTFATGNDRRECSLGVVSHDRRECSLGIVATTTTSSGDGVRSSSVNIDKMGKSKKAKEENPDESQVMEVETEEVSYEEKLNYASVIAQPMAPKKLAGRIYRLIKKASQHRTYLRNGLKVVQNRIRKGERGIVVFAGDISPVEVMAHLPAVCEEKELPYIYTPSKEDLGSAMGVKRGFLIVLIRENDEYKDLYDKVLDEINKVPKVF; encoded by the exons ATGATTTACTTACGGAAAACGAATTCCATGGCGGTGTGTGCGTTGACCGTTACGTTCGCTACCGGGAATGATCGCCGAGAATGTTCGCTGGGTGTTGTAAGTCATGACCGTCGAGAATGTTCGCTGGGTATTgtagccacaaccaccaccagcagcggcgACGGCGTCAGGAGCAGCAGCGTCAATATTGACAAGATGGGAAAGAGCAAGAAAGCTAAGGAGGAAAACCCGGACGAAAGCCAAGTCATGGAGGTTGAGACGGAAGAAGTCAGCTATGAAGAAAAGCTCAACTACGCCAGCGTCATTGCTCAACCCATGGCGCCCAAGAAACTAGCTGGGAGGATATACAGGTTGATAAAGAAAG cttCCCAGCATAGGACATATCTTAGAAATGGTCTAAAAGTTGTGCAAAACAGAATCcggaaaggtgaaagagg AATTGTGGTATTTGCTGGAGATATCTCACCtgttgaagtgatggctcacCTTCCTGCTGTTTGTGAAGAAAAAGAATTGCCATATATTTATACACCTTCTAAAGAAGATCTAGGATCTGCAATGGGGGTCAAGAGAGGTTTCCTTATTGTCTTGATTCgtgaaaatgatgaatataagGATTTATATGACAAGGTACTTGATGAGATCAATAAGGTGCCAAAGGTGTTTTAG